Proteins from one Cicer arietinum cultivar CDC Frontier isolate Library 1 chromosome 3, Cicar.CDCFrontier_v2.0, whole genome shotgun sequence genomic window:
- the LOC140919695 gene encoding uncharacterized protein has product MTYVEFLGEGASLARPLAFNGAAYMYWKERMLIFLEACSLDILEAVIDGPFLPTIAGKGNSSIPKPRSDWVSNCKTAKEMWDTLQQTHEGTTDVKRARINTLMHEYELFNMKKEESVNDMQTRFTHIVNNLNALGKVIDNEQ; this is encoded by the exons atgacctatgTTGAATTCCTAGGAGAAGGTGCATCGTTGGCAAGGCCCCTTGCATTTAATGGGGCTgcctacatgtattggaaagagaggatgttaatttttcttgaagcatGTAGTCTTGATATTCTAGAAGCAGTAATAGATGGTCCCTTTTTGCCAACCATAGCTGGCAAAGGTAATTCATCAATCCCAAAACCCAGATCAGattg GGTGTCTAACTGCAAAACTGCCAAGGAGATGTGGGACACATTACaacaaacacatgaaggaacaacAGATGTAAAAAGAGCACGAATCAACACgctaatgcatgagtatgagctgttcaacatgaagaaagagGAGTCCGTTAATGATATGCAgacaagatttactcacatagtCAATAATCTAAATGCTCTTGGTAAGGTGATTGACAATGAGCAGTAA